The following are encoded in a window of Deinococcus carri genomic DNA:
- a CDS encoding biotin-dependent carboxyltransferase family protein, translated as MLEVLRPGLQTTVQDAGRRARALGVPGGGAADPLALRLANALVGNSPGAAALEVTLAGPTLRFGAGTLVALCGAPFTAALDGQPFPVGRTVAVEAGQTLALGGTARGARAVLALRGGLSGQEAFGSRGTDLRSGFGGHGGRALRAGDRLAWLPLPPATPPRAFLSPDLHTPTGPHVTLRVLATPEATPGLLDALTGQTFRVSGQADRMGVRLTEAVPAPHDPARVSLPNVPGAVQLPPDGRPILLLPDAGTHGGYPTPLVVAAADLPVLGQLRPGDRVSLREVTRAEAHAALRQQEHEVRQAETALAWWYAGQREAPHKSRPPR; from the coding sequence ATGCTTGAGGTGCTCCGCCCCGGCCTGCAAACCACCGTGCAGGACGCGGGGAGGCGGGCACGGGCGCTGGGCGTGCCCGGCGGCGGCGCAGCCGACCCGCTGGCGCTGCGGCTGGCGAACGCGCTGGTGGGCAACTCCCCCGGAGCGGCGGCCTTGGAGGTCACGCTGGCCGGTCCCACCCTGCGCTTCGGGGCGGGGACGCTGGTGGCCCTCTGTGGTGCCCCCTTCACCGCTGCGCTGGACGGCCAGCCCTTCCCGGTGGGGCGGACAGTGGCGGTGGAGGCGGGGCAGACGCTCGCCCTCGGGGGAACGGCACGGGGGGCGCGGGCGGTACTGGCCCTGCGAGGCGGCCTGAGCGGCCAGGAGGCGTTTGGGAGCCGGGGCACGGACCTGCGCTCCGGCTTCGGCGGGCACGGGGGCCGGGCGCTGCGGGCCGGGGACCGGCTGGCCTGGCTGCCGCTGCCGCCCGCCACGCCGCCGCGGGCGTTCCTCTCCCCTGACCTGCACACCCCCACCGGGCCGCACGTTACCCTGCGCGTCCTCGCCACGCCGGAGGCCACGCCCGGGCTGCTGGACGCGCTGACGGGGCAGACCTTCCGCGTCAGCGGGCAGGCCGACCGGATGGGCGTGCGCCTGACGGAGGCCGTCCCCGCGCCGCACGACCCCGCGCGGGTGAGCCTGCCCAACGTGCCCGGGGCCGTGCAGCTTCCGCCCGACGGCCGGCCCATCCTGCTGCTGCCCGACGCGGGCACCCACGGCGGCTACCCCACACCGCTGGTCGTGGCGGCGGCGGACCTGCCCGTTCTCGGCCAGTTGCGCCCCGGCGACCGGGTGAGCTTGCGGGAAGTGACGCGGGCCGAGGCCCACGCCGCATTGCGGCAACAGGAACACGAGGTCCGGCAGGCCGAGACGGCCCTGGCCTGGTGGTACGCGGGGCAGAGGGAGGCACCGCACAAATCCCGCCCGCCTCGCTGA
- the pxpA gene encoding 5-oxoprolinase subunit PxpA, giving the protein MRQQIDLNADLGEGSPHEAAVMPFVSSANIACGGHAGDAETMRDSLRLAARHGVAAGAHPGFPDREGFGRRELHFAPDEVTAFVREQIEALKAVAAREGAALRHVKPHGMLYNMAVRDAALAGAIARAAADSGLPLYYGLAGEASVMLREAEVLGLLAVGEGFADRGYAPDGSLWPRGQAGALLPHAEAVRQGVRLAREGTVTAVTGEQVRVPARTLCLHGDGAEAADLARDLRAALEAAGVQVTAPHP; this is encoded by the coding sequence ATGCGCCAGCAGATCGACCTGAACGCCGACCTGGGCGAGGGCAGCCCCCACGAGGCCGCCGTGATGCCCTTTGTGAGCAGCGCGAACATCGCCTGTGGGGGCCACGCGGGGGACGCGGAGACCATGCGGGACAGCCTGCGCCTGGCCGCGCGGCATGGCGTGGCAGCGGGCGCGCACCCCGGTTTTCCCGACCGCGAGGGCTTTGGCCGCCGCGAGCTGCACTTTGCACCAGACGAGGTGACGGCCTTCGTGCGCGAACAGATCGAGGCGCTGAAGGCGGTGGCCGCGCGCGAGGGCGCAGCGCTGCGGCACGTCAAGCCCCACGGGATGCTCTACAACATGGCGGTGAGGGACGCGGCGCTGGCCGGGGCCATCGCGCGGGCAGCGGCGGACTCGGGCCTGCCCCTGTATTACGGCCTGGCAGGCGAGGCCTCCGTGATGCTGCGCGAGGCGGAAGTGCTGGGACTGCTGGCGGTGGGCGAGGGCTTCGCGGACCGCGGGTATGCCCCGGACGGCTCGCTGTGGCCGCGCGGGCAGGCGGGGGCGCTGCTGCCCCACGCCGAGGCAGTGCGGCAGGGCGTCCGGTTGGCGCGGGAGGGCACCGTCACGGCGGTCACGGGCGAGCAGGTGCGGGTGCCCGCCCGGACCCTCTGCTTGCACGGTGACGGGGCCGAGGCGGCGGACCTGGCGCGCGACCTGCGAGCGGCGCTGGAGGCGGCGGGAGTGCAGGTCACGGCTCCCCACCCCTGA